From Pseudobythopirellula maris:
GCAGCCCTAGGGCGAGCAGCAAAAAACAGGGCGCCAGCAGGTCACTCATGGTCAGAACGCAGTCGTGTTCAGTAGGTGCGCGTAGTGGGGAACCCTGAATCCTACGACACGGTTGGGAGAGAGGCGATCCGCTACCGCTCGCTCGGGCGGTCCGATCATAGCGGTCACACCGACTGCGACGCCCCATCGCTACGGGAGGCCGTTGCTCCGCCGGCCGCGGCGCTATCGGCGGCGCTATCGGCTGGGGGCGCCAGATCGTCCCACAGCGTCGGACGCCCCAGCATGGCGGCCAGTTCCGCCGCGTCGTCCGATAGCTCTGCTCGCAGCCAACGCAGCGTCGCCTCGCTCGGCGGCGCCGCGGGTGGGTCGGCCTTGGGCAGCAGCAGCTGGTAGGCCCACAGACGCAGCCTCAGCGGCGCCAGCCGCCGCAACCCCTGTCGGTACAGCGAGCTGCCGTGGACCGCGTCCCAGAAACGGTTGCGGCGTGGCTTGCGCTGCGACTGGTTGTAGGCCTTCTGGCGGCTCGACTCGGTGTCGAGCTCACGACCCAAGAACGCGCTGATGCGCGCCAACTCCTCCTGGCGGCGCTCGGTGTAGTCTTCAAAACGCACGACCAGAACACGCTCGGGCCCGATCGCCTCGAGCCACGGGGCGAGCTGCATCGCGTAGCGGCTGTAGTCGACATACCGGCGGTGAACGCGGAGCTCCGC
This genomic window contains:
- a CDS encoding sulfotransferase family protein, which translates into the protein MQPQPRLPELLIIGAMKSGTTSLYMDLANLGAVFLAENKEPHHLCDDRVLSEEGRQEYADIYRGASPDTPLCDASTGYTKLPDQPGVASRALAVLPDGFKAIYVVRHPVERALSHYRHDHVARTVGDDIDAELRVHRRYVDYSRYAMQLAPWLEAIGPERVLVVRFEDYTERRQEELARISAFLGRELDTESSRQKAYNQSQRKPRRNRFWDAVHGSSLYRQGLRRLAPLRLRLWAYQLLLPKADPPAAPPSEATLRWLRAELSDDAAELAAMLGRPTLWDDLAPPADSAADSAAAGGATASRSDGASQSV